One Leopardus geoffroyi isolate Oge1 chromosome B1, O.geoffroyi_Oge1_pat1.0, whole genome shotgun sequence DNA window includes the following coding sequences:
- the CLU gene encoding clusterin, with the protein MKTLLLLVGLLLTCENGRVLGDKAVSDAELQEMSTEGSKYINKEIKNALKGVKQIKTLIEQTNEERKSLLSNLEEAKKKKEDALSDTKDSEMKLKASQGVCNDTMMALWEECKPCLKQTCMKFYARVCRSGSGLVGQQLEEFLNQSSPFYFWINGDRIDSLLENDRQQTHALDVMQDSFNRASSIMDELFQDRFFTREPQDTYHYSPFSSLQRRPFFFNPKSRFARNVMPFPAFQPLNFHDMFQPFFDMIHQAQQAMDVNLQRIPYHFPMEFTEEDNQDRMVCKEIRHNSTGCLRMKDQCDKCQEILSVDCSASNPSQVLLRQELNNSLQMAEKFSKLYDELLRSYQEKMFNTSSLLKQLNEQFSWVSQLANLTQSEDPFYLQVTTVSSQTSDSNVPSGFTKVVVKLFDSDPIAVMVPEEVSRNNPKFMETVAEKALQEYRQKNGEK; encoded by the exons ATGAAGACTCTCCTACTGTTGGTGGGGCTGCTGCTGACCTGTGAGAATGGACGGGTTCTGGGAGACAAGGCAGTCTCAGACGCAGAGCTCCAGG AAATGTCCACCGAGGGGAGTAAGTACattaacaaggaaattaaaaacgCCCTCAAGGGCGTGAAACAGATAAAGACTCTGATAGAACAGACAAACGAAGAGCGCAAATCCCTGCTCAGCAACTTAGAAGAagccaagaagaagaaagag GATGCCCTAAGTGATACCAAGGACTCTGAAATGAAGCTGAAGGCGTCCCAGGGGGTGTGCAATGACACCATGATGGCCCTCTGGGAGGAGTGTAAGCCGTGCCTGAAACAGACCTGCATGAAGTTCTACGCTCGCGTCTGCAGAAGCGGCTCAGGCCTGGTTGGCCAACAG CTTGAGGAGTTCCTGAACCAGAGTTCTCCCTTCTACTTCTGGATTAATGGCGACCGCATCGACTCCCTGCTGGAGAACGACCGGCAGCAGACCCACGCCCTGGACGTCATGCAGGACAGCTTCAACCGGGCATCTAGCATTATGGACGAGCTTTTCCAGGACAGATTCTTCACCCGTGAGCCCCAGGATACTTACCACTACTCACCCTTCAGCTCATTACAGAGGAGGCCTTTCTTCTTCAATCCCAAGTCCCGCTTCGCCCGGAACGTAATGCCTTTCCCTGCATTCCAACCCTTGAACTTCCACGACATGTTTCAACCCTTCTTCGATATGATACACCAGGCTCAACAGGCCATGGACGTCAACCTCCAGAGAATTCCCTACCACTTTCCGATGGAATTCACAGAAG AAGACAACCAAGACCGTATGGTGTGCAAGGAGATCCGTCACAACTCCACGGGGTGCCTGAGGATGAAGGACCAGTGTGACAAGTGCCAGGAGATCTTGTCAGTGG ACTGTTCTGCCAGCAACCCCTCTCAGGTGCTGCTGCGGCAGGAACTTAACAACTCCCTGCAGATGGCAGAGAAGTTCAGCAAGCTGTACGACGAGCTGCTTCGGTCCTACCAGGAGAAGATGTTCAACACGTCCTCTCTGCTGAAGCAGCTGAACGAGCAGTTTAGCTGGGTGTCCCAGCTGGCTAATCTCACTCAGAGTGAAGACCCATTCTATCTCCAGGTCACTACG gTGAGCTCCCAGACTTCTGACTCCAACGTTCCCTCTGGCTTCACTAAGGTGGTTGTGAAGCTCTTTGATTCCGACCCCATCGCTGTGATGGTCCCAGAGGAAGTCTCCAGGAACAATCCTAAATTTATGGAGACTGTGGCAGAGAAGGCCCTTCAGGAATACCGTCAAAAGAACGG ggagaaaTGA